One window from the genome of Streptomyces sp. NBC_00287 encodes:
- a CDS encoding MFS transporter: MRSNSYQALFRTPEFTPLFLSSSAHVAAQTVGSLALATLVYRATDSPLLSAVSMFGPSLAQVLGASLFLSGADRLPPRATLTGMSLAFAAATALLAVPGLPIWAVFVILLTQGLIASLGGGVRWGLLNEILAKDGYLLGRSVFNMMSGIMQIAGYATGGVLVALLSPRWCLLLSALLYVLAAAGVRLGLTARAPRASGRPSVAATWRTNALLWSSRPRRTVYLALWIPNGLVVGCESLFVSYAPESAGTLFACAALGMLAGDVTVGRLIPPARRARLGVPLLMLLAAPYAFFVLGPPVPLAALAVALASVGFGASLIQQERLMELTPDELSGHALGLHSAGMLTLQGVSATLAGSVAQLTSPATAMAVMAVSSLAVTVCLARGLRAPVPAGIEERALS; encoded by the coding sequence ATGCGCAGCAACAGCTACCAAGCCCTCTTCCGCACCCCTGAGTTCACCCCGCTCTTCCTCTCCTCCTCGGCCCATGTCGCGGCCCAGACGGTCGGCTCTCTGGCGCTCGCCACGCTCGTGTACCGGGCGACGGACTCCCCGCTGCTGTCGGCGGTGAGCATGTTCGGCCCGTCGCTGGCCCAGGTGCTGGGCGCGTCCCTGTTCCTCTCGGGTGCCGACCGTCTCCCCCCGAGGGCGACCCTGACGGGCATGTCGCTGGCCTTCGCGGCGGCCACGGCCCTTCTCGCCGTACCGGGTCTGCCGATCTGGGCGGTCTTCGTCATCCTGCTGACGCAAGGCCTGATCGCGTCACTCGGCGGGGGAGTTCGCTGGGGACTGCTGAACGAGATCCTCGCCAAGGACGGCTATCTGCTGGGGCGTTCGGTCTTCAACATGATGAGCGGGATCATGCAGATCGCCGGGTACGCGACGGGCGGGGTGCTGGTGGCGCTGCTGTCACCCCGCTGGTGCCTGCTGCTCTCGGCCCTGCTGTACGTCCTTGCAGCGGCTGGAGTCCGTCTCGGCCTCACCGCCCGGGCCCCGCGCGCCTCGGGCCGCCCGTCGGTCGCGGCGACCTGGCGCACCAACGCCCTGCTCTGGTCCTCCCGCCCCCGCCGGACGGTCTACCTGGCCCTGTGGATCCCCAACGGCCTGGTCGTGGGCTGCGAGTCGCTCTTCGTCTCCTACGCCCCCGAATCCGCCGGCACGCTGTTCGCCTGCGCGGCGCTCGGGATGCTCGCGGGCGATGTGACGGTGGGCCGCCTGATCCCACCCGCGCGGCGCGCCAGGCTGGGGGTACCGCTGCTGATGCTGCTGGCTGCGCCGTACGCCTTCTTCGTCCTCGGCCCGCCCGTGCCGCTCGCGGCCCTCGCCGTGGCGCTGGCGTCGGTCGGTTTCGGGGCGAGCCTGATCCAGCAGGAGCGGCTGATGGAGCTCACGCCCGACGAACTGAGCGGACATGCGCTGGGCTTGCACTCGGCCGGGATGCTGACCTTGCAGGGGGTGAGCGCGACGCTGGCCGGTTCGGTGGCCCAACTGACGTCTCCCGCCACGGCGATGGCCGTGATGGCGGTGTCGTCGCTGGCGGTGACGGTGTGCCTCGCGAGGGGGCTGCGCGCTCCGGTGCCCGCGGGAATCGAGGAGCGCGCATTGTCTTGA
- a CDS encoding ArsR/SmtB family transcription factor → MGWWQVNADTLARSRFVLSPLAETFASLKLLHAATGAHPGEKAWLRAHLPGYRALLAADPVTALLVRAGLGRDWIADFLTPTPRDGETFEEGVARVRAARPSEARAHLTVSLAGPLPAELDRDDLPERAAALLQYVWQETVRPDWDRRRRILEADVVARTVQVSRSGWAAVLDSLRPGTRWLGESRFQVNRHEYPPREISGAELVFVPVTPKSGWVSWEGDDRYAVVYPCTGALASHHDRRAVPTGLGALLGTTRAGVLVLLGTPMSTTQLVAVTGQGLGSVGRHLRVLLDAGLVERRRAGRSVLYVRTAAGEVLVEAAGEMSPGAASIRA, encoded by the coding sequence ATGGGCTGGTGGCAGGTCAACGCGGACACGCTCGCGCGCAGCCGGTTCGTGCTCTCGCCGCTCGCCGAGACCTTCGCGAGCCTGAAGCTGCTGCACGCGGCGACCGGCGCCCACCCGGGCGAGAAGGCCTGGCTGCGCGCGCATCTGCCCGGCTACCGGGCCCTGCTCGCCGCCGATCCGGTGACCGCGCTGCTGGTGCGTGCCGGGCTCGGGCGGGACTGGATCGCCGACTTCCTCACGCCCACGCCCCGCGACGGGGAGACCTTCGAGGAGGGCGTCGCCCGGGTGCGCGCGGCCCGCCCCTCGGAGGCTCGCGCCCACCTCACCGTCTCCCTCGCCGGACCGCTCCCCGCCGAGCTGGACCGCGACGACCTGCCGGAGCGGGCGGCCGCGCTGCTCCAGTACGTCTGGCAGGAGACCGTACGGCCGGACTGGGACCGGCGCCGACGGATCCTGGAGGCGGATGTGGTCGCCCGGACCGTGCAGGTGAGCCGGAGCGGCTGGGCGGCGGTGCTGGACTCGCTGCGGCCGGGGACCCGGTGGCTCGGGGAGAGCCGGTTCCAGGTCAACCGGCACGAGTACCCGCCGCGGGAGATCTCGGGCGCCGAGCTGGTGTTTGTGCCGGTGACGCCGAAGTCGGGGTGGGTGTCGTGGGAGGGCGACGACCGGTACGCCGTCGTCTACCCCTGCACCGGCGCGCTCGCCTCGCACCACGACCGCCGTGCCGTCCCGACGGGACTCGGGGCGCTCCTGGGCACCACCCGCGCCGGTGTCCTCGTCCTGCTCGGCACCCCGATGAGCACGACCCAGCTGGTCGCGGTGACCGGACAGGGTCTCGGCTCGGTCGGACGTCATCTGCGGGTGCTGCTGGACGCGGGGCTTGTGGAGCGGCGGCGGGCGGGGCGGTCGGTGCTTTATGTGCGTACGGCGGCTGGGGAGGTGCTGGTGGAGGCGGCCGGAGAGATGTCACCCGGCGCGGCTAGCATCCGGGCATGA
- a CDS encoding glutathione peroxidase: protein MTVNSSNPLDVQIDALAGGSADLKQYLGQVVLVVNVASKCGLTPQYSGLEQLHENYAGRGFTVLGVPCNQFLGQEPGSAEEIAEFCSATYGVTFPMTEKVEVNGEQRHPLYERLVGFADGEGHSGDIRWNFEKFLIGRDGQVVARFSPQTEPDAAEVVAAVEAQIAA, encoded by the coding sequence ATGACTGTAAACAGCAGCAATCCCCTTGATGTCCAGATCGACGCGCTCGCCGGCGGATCCGCCGACCTCAAGCAGTACCTCGGTCAAGTCGTCCTCGTCGTGAATGTGGCCTCCAAGTGTGGGCTGACTCCGCAGTACTCCGGGCTGGAGCAGCTCCACGAGAACTACGCGGGGCGCGGCTTCACCGTGCTCGGCGTGCCCTGCAACCAGTTCCTCGGGCAGGAGCCGGGCAGCGCCGAGGAGATCGCCGAGTTCTGTTCGGCGACGTACGGCGTGACCTTCCCGATGACCGAGAAGGTCGAGGTGAATGGGGAGCAGCGGCATCCGCTGTACGAGCGTCTTGTCGGGTTCGCCGACGGTGAGGGGCACAGTGGGGACATCCGCTGGAACTTCGAGAAGTTTCTGATCGGGCGGGACGGCCAGGTCGTCGCCCGGTTCTCGCCGCAGACCGAGCCGGACGCCGCGGAGGTCGTGGCCGCCGTCGAGGCGCAGATCGCCGCTTGA
- a CDS encoding MerR family transcriptional regulator, whose translation MTEDDVVDVGEELLTIGAFAARARLSAKALRLYDRLGLLAPAHVDEVSGYRYYRAGQVERARLVALLRQLDMPLARIAEVVEAPDGATAAGRLDAYWADVETRFAGQRTLAEYLRGRLSGRSSEMYGKFVVETVDVPEQVLITEMRHVLAGELPAWIGASLGRLEEGAKKCGGSTGAPFVVYHSDVSMESDGPAESCVPVADEAAARAWVEKQGRTHATKVRVEPAQRLAYTRITKAQVAHPQILAAFEAVEEWIPKQGLWQAGPCREIYFADWDAAGPEDPVCDVAFPVK comes from the coding sequence GTGACGGAGGATGACGTGGTGGACGTAGGAGAGGAACTGCTCACCATCGGGGCGTTCGCCGCCCGGGCGCGGCTGTCGGCCAAGGCCCTGCGGCTGTACGACCGGCTGGGGCTGCTGGCCCCGGCGCACGTCGACGAGGTCAGCGGCTACCGCTACTACCGGGCCGGACAGGTCGAACGCGCCCGGCTCGTGGCCCTTCTGCGCCAGCTCGACATGCCGCTCGCGCGGATCGCCGAGGTCGTCGAGGCACCGGACGGGGCCACGGCCGCGGGCCGGCTCGACGCGTACTGGGCGGACGTGGAGACGCGGTTCGCCGGGCAGCGGACGCTCGCCGAGTACCTCCGTGGACGACTGTCGGGGAGGAGCTCCGAGATGTACGGGAAGTTCGTGGTCGAGACGGTGGACGTGCCCGAGCAGGTGCTGATCACCGAGATGCGGCATGTGCTGGCGGGCGAGCTGCCGGCGTGGATCGGCGCGTCGCTGGGGCGGCTCGAGGAGGGGGCGAAGAAGTGCGGCGGCAGCACCGGCGCGCCGTTCGTCGTCTACCACTCCGATGTGTCGATGGAGAGCGACGGCCCGGCCGAGTCGTGTGTGCCGGTGGCCGACGAGGCGGCGGCGCGGGCGTGGGTCGAGAAGCAGGGCCGTACGCATGCGACGAAGGTGCGCGTGGAGCCGGCCCAGCGGCTCGCCTACACCCGGATCACCAAGGCCCAGGTGGCCCATCCGCAGATCCTGGCCGCCTTTGAGGCGGTGGAGGAGTGGATCCCGAAGCAGGGGCTGTGGCAGGCGGGCCCGTGCCGGGAGATCTACTTCGCCGACTGGGACGCGGCGGGCCCCGAGGACCCGGTCTGCGATGTCGCCTTCCCGGTGAAGTAG
- a CDS encoding DUF397 domain-containing protein produces the protein MAIRQGATDTWTKSSYSTGNGACVEIKSPVLAAMAVRDSKVPEGPTLAFPADAWNAFVAQAGRGAFDLG, from the coding sequence ATGGCAATTCGTCAGGGCGCCACGGACACGTGGACCAAGTCCTCGTACTCCACGGGAAACGGCGCGTGCGTCGAGATCAAGTCACCGGTTCTCGCGGCCATGGCCGTCCGGGACTCCAAGGTCCCCGAGGGTCCCACGCTGGCCTTCCCGGCGGACGCGTGGAACGCCTTCGTGGCTCAGGCCGGCCGAGGAGCATTCGACCTCGGCTGA
- a CDS encoding helix-turn-helix domain-containing protein: MASNVNPTVRRRRLGQELRRLRELKGMTAEEVAERLLVSQSKISRLENGRRSISQRDVRDLCGVYEVEDVRIVDSLMQMAKDSRQQGWWHSFGDIPYSVYIGLETDAASLRVYDPQVVPGLLQTRTYAEALIAGALPETAAAEVEKRVQVRLRRQERIIAPDNPLRLWSVLDEAALRRVVGNRSLMREQLEYLVEQSQLPHVTVQVIPFDMGAHPGLNGQYAILEFPDAADSSVVYIEGVTSDLYLEKANDVQKYAVMYEHLRAQALNVDQSRQFIADIAKEYAR; this comes from the coding sequence GTGGCGTCCAATGTCAATCCCACTGTCAGGCGCCGCCGGCTGGGTCAGGAGTTGCGCCGGCTCCGCGAGCTCAAGGGCATGACGGCCGAGGAAGTCGCCGAGCGGCTGCTGGTCTCCCAGTCGAAGATCAGCCGTCTGGAGAACGGCCGCCGCAGCATCAGCCAGCGCGACGTCCGCGATCTGTGCGGGGTCTACGAGGTCGAGGACGTCCGGATCGTCGACTCCCTGATGCAGATGGCCAAGGACTCGCGCCAGCAGGGCTGGTGGCACTCCTTCGGCGACATCCCGTACAGCGTCTACATCGGCCTGGAGACGGACGCGGCGAGTCTTCGGGTGTACGACCCCCAGGTCGTCCCCGGTCTGCTGCAGACCCGGACGTACGCGGAGGCGCTGATCGCGGGCGCGCTGCCGGAGACCGCGGCCGCCGAAGTCGAGAAGCGTGTCCAGGTGCGGCTGCGCCGGCAGGAACGAATCATCGCCCCGGACAACCCGCTGCGCCTGTGGTCCGTCCTGGACGAGGCCGCCCTGCGTCGGGTGGTCGGCAACCGCTCCCTCATGCGCGAACAGTTGGAGTACCTGGTCGAGCAGTCGCAGCTGCCGCACGTCACCGTGCAGGTGATCCCCTTCGACATGGGCGCCCATCCCGGCCTGAACGGGCAGTACGCGATCCTGGAGTTCCCGGACGCGGCCGATTCCAGCGTGGTCTACATCGAGGGCGTCACCAGCGATCTGTACCTGGAGAAGGCGAACGACGTCCAGAAGTACGCGGTGATGTACGAGCATTTGCGGGCGCAGGCGCTGAATGTGGACCAGTCCCGGCAGTTCATTGCGGACATCGCGAAGGAGTACGCCCGCTAG
- a CDS encoding GOLPH3/VPS74 family protein, giving the protein MGRSRRTIPEELLLLALDPATGTTAQPQSLDLGLAGAQLVELALAGRIAPDGDRIAVVVPRPTGDPTLDCALELLRRRGAPVRAVHWIGGPRLGLRQTYLSHLERCGMVHAVAGQMCGVLPTTRYQASDNEISREIRARLDSAIRTGVPPDPRTAALAALAHAVGLGKHLYPGNEGRSSRSRLRDLIRHDPMGGLVAHAVMDVQNGVAAQPRRSPAPAGRQPAPGGRAAPEPARGVPMQPRRGSMARVVAH; this is encoded by the coding sequence ATGGGCAGGAGCCGCAGAACAATTCCGGAGGAGCTTCTGCTGCTGGCACTGGACCCGGCCACGGGTACCACTGCACAGCCGCAGTCGCTCGACCTCGGTCTGGCCGGAGCACAGCTAGTGGAGCTGGCGCTGGCCGGACGGATAGCCCCTGACGGGGATCGTATCGCCGTGGTCGTACCACGGCCGACTGGAGATCCGACTTTGGACTGTGCGTTGGAGTTGCTGCGCAGGCGTGGCGCTCCCGTGCGTGCCGTCCATTGGATTGGCGGGCCCCGGCTGGGGCTGCGCCAGACCTACCTCTCGCATCTGGAGCGGTGCGGCATGGTGCATGCCGTGGCCGGACAGATGTGCGGGGTGTTGCCGACCACTCGCTACCAGGCGAGCGACAACGAGATCAGCCGAGAGATCAGGGCCCGGCTGGACTCCGCGATCCGTACCGGCGTACCGCCGGACCCGCGGACCGCGGCGCTTGCCGCACTGGCGCATGCGGTCGGCCTCGGCAAGCACCTGTATCCGGGCAATGAGGGCAGGTCCTCAAGGTCCCGGCTGCGGGACCTGATCAGGCACGACCCCATGGGCGGTCTCGTCGCGCACGCCGTGATGGACGTCCAGAACGGCGTCGCGGCCCAGCCGCGTCGCAGCCCCGCTCCAGCCGGCCGCCAGCCGGCCCCCGGAGGCAGGGCCGCACCGGAACCCGCTCGTGGCGTTCCGATGCAACCGCGCCGAGGCTCGATGGCGCGCGTCGTGGCCCACTGA